In Synechococcus sp. CB0101, a genomic segment contains:
- the pyk gene encoding pyruvate kinase — translation MALPDLTRRTKIVATIGPATESPEQLRRLIEAGATTFRLNFSHGDHSEHAARIRTIRQVAAEMQAHIGILQDLQGPKIRLGRFKDGPITVAKGDAFTLTSRDVACTQEIATVTYDKLADEVVSGSRILLDDGRVEMVVDRVDKSDQTLYCTVTVGGVLSNNKGVNFPDVQLSIRALTDKDRTDLAFGLQQDVDWVALSFVRNPSDMEEIKALIASHGHNTPVVAKIEKFEAIDQIDAILPLCDGVMVARGDLGVEMPAEEVPLLQKELIRKCNGLGIPVITATQMLDSMVSCPRPTRAEVSDVANAILDGTDAVMLSNESAVGDYPVEAVATMSQIARRIERDYPRRENDGQLASTIPNAISHAVSSIARQLEAAAILPLTKSGATARNVSKFRPSTPILAITSESKVASQLQLVWGVHPLLVDDAENATASFNRAMEMASDQALLRDGDLVIQTAGTVADVSGSTDLVKVSIVGKGTVLDPAIL, via the coding sequence ATGGCCCTGCCCGATCTCACGCGTCGCACCAAGATCGTGGCCACCATCGGCCCTGCCACCGAATCTCCGGAACAACTGCGCCGCCTGATTGAAGCGGGGGCCACCACGTTCCGCCTCAATTTTTCCCACGGCGACCACAGCGAGCACGCCGCCAGGATCCGCACCATCCGTCAGGTCGCGGCAGAGATGCAGGCCCACATCGGCATCCTCCAAGACCTTCAGGGCCCGAAAATTCGTCTAGGCCGGTTCAAGGATGGACCGATCACCGTGGCCAAGGGTGATGCCTTCACCCTCACCTCCCGCGATGTGGCCTGCACGCAGGAGATCGCCACCGTGACCTACGACAAGCTCGCGGATGAGGTGGTCTCCGGCAGCCGCATCTTGCTGGACGACGGCCGTGTGGAAATGGTCGTCGATCGTGTCGACAAAAGCGATCAGACCCTCTATTGCACCGTCACCGTGGGTGGCGTGCTGTCGAACAACAAAGGGGTGAACTTCCCCGATGTGCAGCTCTCGATTCGAGCCCTGACCGACAAAGACCGGACTGACCTGGCCTTTGGCCTCCAGCAGGACGTGGATTGGGTGGCCCTCAGCTTTGTGCGCAATCCCTCCGATATGGAGGAGATCAAGGCCCTGATCGCCTCCCACGGCCACAACACCCCAGTGGTGGCGAAGATCGAAAAGTTTGAGGCCATCGACCAGATCGACGCGATCCTGCCCCTCTGCGATGGGGTGATGGTGGCCCGCGGCGACCTTGGCGTGGAGATGCCTGCCGAGGAGGTTCCTCTGCTGCAGAAGGAACTGATCCGCAAGTGCAACGGCCTTGGCATCCCGGTGATCACCGCCACCCAGATGTTGGATTCGATGGTGAGCTGCCCCCGCCCCACCCGCGCGGAAGTGAGCGATGTGGCGAACGCCATCCTCGATGGCACCGATGCCGTGATGCTCTCGAATGAGAGCGCCGTGGGTGATTACCCGGTGGAAGCGGTCGCCACCATGAGCCAGATCGCCCGCCGCATCGAGCGCGACTACCCCCGCCGCGAAAACGATGGCCAGTTGGCCTCCACCATCCCCAACGCCATCAGCCACGCGGTGAGCTCGATTGCGCGTCAGCTGGAAGCGGCAGCGATCCTGCCGCTCACCAAGAGCGGTGCCACAGCCCGCAACGTGAGCAAGTTCCGGCCCAGCACTCCGATCCTCGCCATCACCAGCGAATCCAAGGTGGCCTCCCAGCTGCAATTGGTGTGGGGCGTGCACCCTCTGCTGGTGGATGACGCCGAGAACGCCACCGCAAGCTTCAACCGCGCCATGGAAATGGCCAGCGATCAAGCGCTGCTGCGCGATGGCGACCTGGTGATCCAAACCGCGGGCACCGTGGCCGATGTGAGCGGTTCCACCGATCTGGTGAAGGTGAGCATCGTGGGCAAAGGCACCGTACTCGACCCCGCAATTCTCTGA
- a CDS encoding nucleoside triphosphate pyrophosphohydrolase family protein, whose translation MDLNAYQQGARSTARYPDVGSNPIYPTLGLCGEAGEVADKVKKVLRDQGGQFSPEVREALKLELGDVLWYVAQLSSELGFELGEIAEANLNKLASRAARNVISGSGDHR comes from the coding sequence ATGGATCTGAATGCCTATCAGCAGGGTGCCCGCAGCACAGCCCGCTATCCCGACGTGGGCTCGAATCCGATCTACCCCACCCTTGGCCTCTGCGGCGAAGCCGGCGAGGTGGCCGACAAGGTGAAGAAAGTGCTGCGGGATCAGGGCGGGCAGTTCTCTCCGGAGGTGCGTGAGGCGCTGAAGCTCGAGCTGGGCGATGTGCTCTGGTACGTGGCCCAGCTCTCCAGTGAACTGGGCTTCGAGCTCGGCGAGATCGCCGAGGCGAATCTCAACAAGCTGGCCAGCCGCGCCGCCCGTAACGTGATCTCAGGCAGCGGCGACCATCGCTGA
- a CDS encoding YggT family protein, with protein sequence MSALVGDLIGVLAQTISIYTLILLVRVLLSWFPNLDWGNPVLSTVSAVTDPYLNAFRGLIPPLGGLDLSAILAFLALQLIQTLLEQSRGFFYPSFY encoded by the coding sequence ATGTCTGCACTGGTCGGCGATCTGATCGGCGTTCTCGCCCAGACCATCTCGATCTACACGCTGATCCTGCTGGTGCGGGTGCTGCTCAGCTGGTTCCCCAACCTCGATTGGGGCAACCCGGTGCTCTCCACGGTGAGTGCCGTCACCGACCCGTATCTGAATGCCTTCCGCGGGCTGATCCCCCCCCTGGGCGGCCTTGATCTCTCGGCGATCCTGGCGTTTCTGGCTCTGCAGCTGATCCAGACGCTGCTGGAGCAAAGCCGCGGCTTCTTCTATCCCAGCTTCTACTGA
- the scpB gene encoding SMC-Scp complex subunit ScpB, protein MDDTTQDAPAAAPPSAELSLPARLEAILYLKGRSMTLGELAEISGVARDAVEMGLITLMADYAHRDTALEIRQEGQRYSLQLRDGLGELVQNLLPVDLSTAALRTLATIALKKRILQSDLVELRGSGAYDHIKELLAQNFIERKRQSEGRSYWLTLSEKFHRTFAIKTDELRPKRAEPVAEAPADDETWEQAA, encoded by the coding sequence ATGGACGACACAACCCAGGACGCTCCGGCCGCTGCGCCCCCCTCCGCCGAGCTGTCACTGCCAGCACGGCTGGAGGCGATCCTCTACCTGAAGGGCCGCTCCATGACCCTCGGCGAGTTGGCCGAGATCAGTGGCGTCGCCAGGGATGCCGTGGAAATGGGCCTGATCACCTTGATGGCTGATTACGCCCATCGCGACACCGCGCTGGAGATCCGGCAGGAGGGCCAGCGCTACAGCCTGCAGCTGCGCGATGGCCTCGGAGAACTGGTGCAGAACCTGTTGCCGGTGGATCTCTCCACCGCCGCCTTGCGCACCCTGGCCACCATCGCGCTGAAGAAACGAATCCTGCAATCGGATCTGGTGGAACTGCGCGGTTCCGGGGCCTACGACCACATCAAAGAGCTGCTCGCCCAGAACTTCATCGAACGCAAACGCCAGAGCGAAGGGCGGTCCTACTGGCTCACCCTCAGTGAGAAGTTCCACCGCACGTTTGCGATCAAAACCGATGAACTCAGGCCCAAGCGGGCTGAGCCTGTCGCAGAAGCTCCAGCTGACGATGAGACCTGGGAGCAAGCGGCCTGA
- the ilvA gene encoding threonine ammonia-lyase, biosynthetic, whose amino-acid sequence MSTTTSQDSSLPMLLRILRARVYDVAIESPLDPAPNLSRRLNNTVLLKREDLQPVFSFKLRGAYNKMAGLSRAELERGVIAASAGNHAQGVALGAQQLGCRAVIVMPVTTPEMKVRAVAARGAEVVLHGDNYDAACSEAYRLGDERGLTFIHPFDDPDVIAGQGTIGLEILRQCSAPPDVIYVAVGGGGLIAGIAAYVKALWPQVEVIGVEPEDADAMTRSLALGERVKLEQVGLFADGVAVREVGEQTFALARRHVDAMLTVDTDAICAAIKDVFEDTRSILEPAGALAVAGMKADVARRGLQGRTLVAVACGANMNFDRLRFVAERTEISEDREAMLAVEIPERAGSLREFCTLLGNRNLTEFSYRLADPSRAHIFVGVQTSGSRDEQDLIHTLNAAGFPCLDLSNDELSKLHLRHMVGGRMPAAATEACSHTRELLYRFEFPERPGALMRFLTSLHPNWNISIFHYRNHGADVGRIVVGVQVPPEEAGDWQTFLDGLGYQHVDETENPAYRLFLGEVAGTVGVG is encoded by the coding sequence ATGAGCACCACCACCAGCCAGGACAGTTCCCTGCCGATGTTGCTGCGGATCCTGCGGGCCCGCGTGTACGACGTGGCGATCGAATCACCGCTCGATCCGGCCCCCAATCTCTCGCGGCGTCTCAACAACACGGTGCTGCTCAAGCGGGAAGACCTGCAGCCGGTCTTCAGCTTCAAGCTGCGGGGTGCTTACAACAAGATGGCTGGCCTCAGCCGGGCTGAGCTGGAGCGCGGAGTGATAGCCGCCAGTGCCGGCAACCATGCGCAGGGTGTGGCGCTTGGTGCGCAACAGCTGGGCTGCCGCGCCGTGATTGTGATGCCGGTGACCACACCGGAGATGAAGGTGCGCGCCGTCGCCGCCCGGGGCGCCGAGGTGGTGCTGCATGGCGACAACTACGACGCGGCCTGCAGCGAGGCCTACCGACTGGGCGATGAGCGCGGCCTCACCTTCATTCACCCCTTCGACGATCCCGACGTCATCGCCGGGCAGGGCACGATCGGCCTGGAAATCCTGCGGCAGTGCTCAGCGCCGCCGGATGTGATCTATGTGGCCGTGGGCGGCGGCGGGCTGATCGCCGGGATCGCTGCCTATGTGAAAGCGCTCTGGCCCCAGGTGGAGGTGATCGGTGTGGAACCGGAAGATGCCGACGCCATGACCCGCTCCCTGGCCCTTGGGGAACGGGTGAAGCTGGAGCAGGTGGGGTTGTTCGCCGACGGCGTCGCCGTGCGCGAAGTGGGTGAGCAGACCTTCGCTCTGGCCCGGCGCCATGTCGACGCCATGTTGACGGTGGACACCGATGCCATCTGCGCCGCCATCAAGGACGTGTTCGAGGACACCCGCTCGATCCTGGAGCCGGCAGGCGCCCTGGCTGTGGCGGGCATGAAGGCGGATGTGGCCCGGCGCGGCCTGCAGGGGCGCACGTTGGTGGCGGTGGCCTGCGGGGCCAACATGAATTTCGATCGCTTGCGCTTTGTGGCTGAGCGCACCGAGATCAGCGAAGACCGCGAGGCGATGCTCGCTGTGGAAATCCCGGAACGGGCCGGCAGCCTGCGGGAGTTCTGCACGTTGCTGGGCAACCGCAATCTCACTGAATTCAGTTATCGCCTGGCAGATCCCAGCCGCGCTCACATCTTTGTGGGCGTGCAGACCAGCGGCAGCCGTGATGAGCAGGATCTGATCCACACGCTCAATGCAGCCGGGTTCCCCTGCTTAGACCTCTCCAATGACGAGCTCTCGAAGCTGCATCTGCGCCACATGGTGGGCGGACGCATGCCCGCAGCCGCCACCGAAGCCTGCAGCCACACCCGGGAATTGCTCTATCGCTTCGAATTCCCAGAGCGGCCCGGCGCGCTGATGCGCTTCCTCACGAGCCTTCATCCCAACTGGAATATCAGCATCTTTCACTACCGCAACCACGGTGCCGACGTGGGGCGCATCGTGGTGGGTGTGCAGGTGCCGCCCGAGGAAGCCGGTGATTGGCAGACCTTCCTCGATGGTCTCGGCTACCAACACGTGGATGAAACGGAGAACCCCGCCTATCGCCTGTTCCTGGGAGAAGTGGCCGGCACGGTGGGCGTGGGATAA
- the dxs gene encoding 1-deoxy-D-xylulose-5-phosphate synthase, whose protein sequence is MHLSELTHPNQLHGLSTAELEAIARQIRERHLEVVSTSGGHLGPGLGVVELTLALYQTLDLDRDRVVWDVGHQAYPHKLITGRYNQFHTLRQKDGVAGYLKRCESSFDHFGAGHASTSISAALGMALARDQRGEDFKCVAVIGDGSLTGGMALEAINHAGHLPKTRLLVVLNDNDMSISPPVGALSTHLNRMRHSKPLQFLQDNAEEAIKHLPFLHGELPPELKNLKESMKRLAVPKLGAVFEELGFTYMGPVDGHDIAGMIQVFQQAHAHEGPVLVHVATTKGKGYAYAEEDQVGYHAQSAFDLATGKAYPSSKPKPPSYSKVFGQTLVKLCEQDPRVVGITAAMATGTGLDLLEKARPHQYFDVGIAEQHAVTMAAGMACEGLRPICAIYSTFLQRAYDQLIHDVGIQNLPVTFVMDRAGIVGADGPTHQGQYDISYLRCVPNFTVMAPKDEAELQRMMVTCLQHNGPTALRIPRGEGEGAALMEEGWEPLEIGRGELLADGDDLLIVAYGAMVYPAMATAGLLQEQGVRAAVINARFLRPMDEALILPMARRIGRVVTMEEGCLAGGFGAAVVETLNDHDVLVPVHRIGIPDQLVDHATPDQSKQALGLTPAQMADSILKRFGSLRRQTVGV, encoded by the coding sequence ATGCATCTCAGCGAGCTGACGCATCCGAATCAGCTTCATGGACTGAGCACTGCAGAGCTCGAGGCAATCGCTCGCCAAATCCGCGAACGCCACCTCGAGGTGGTGAGCACCAGCGGCGGCCACCTCGGCCCGGGCCTGGGCGTGGTGGAACTCACCCTGGCGCTGTATCAAACCCTCGATCTCGACCGCGACCGCGTGGTCTGGGATGTGGGTCACCAGGCCTACCCCCACAAGCTCATCACCGGCCGCTACAACCAGTTCCACACCCTCCGCCAGAAGGATGGTGTGGCGGGCTACCTGAAGCGCTGCGAAAGCTCGTTCGACCATTTCGGTGCTGGCCATGCCAGTACCTCGATTTCAGCGGCCCTCGGGATGGCGCTGGCCCGCGATCAGCGGGGAGAAGATTTCAAATGCGTCGCGGTGATCGGGGATGGATCCCTCACCGGCGGGATGGCCCTCGAGGCGATCAACCACGCCGGCCACCTGCCCAAGACACGCCTGCTGGTGGTGCTCAACGACAACGACATGTCGATCAGCCCGCCGGTTGGCGCGCTGAGCACCCACCTCAATCGCATGCGGCACAGCAAACCGCTGCAGTTCCTGCAGGACAACGCTGAGGAGGCGATCAAGCACCTCCCCTTCCTCCACGGTGAGCTGCCGCCTGAGCTCAAGAACCTCAAAGAGAGCATGAAGCGCCTGGCGGTGCCCAAGCTTGGCGCGGTTTTTGAAGAGCTTGGCTTCACCTACATGGGCCCTGTCGATGGTCATGACATCGCAGGAATGATTCAGGTGTTCCAGCAGGCCCACGCCCACGAGGGGCCTGTGCTCGTGCATGTGGCCACCACCAAGGGCAAGGGCTATGCCTACGCCGAGGAAGACCAGGTGGGCTATCACGCCCAGAGCGCCTTTGATCTGGCGACCGGCAAGGCCTACCCCTCCAGCAAGCCCAAGCCCCCGAGCTACAGCAAGGTGTTCGGCCAGACGCTGGTGAAGCTGTGTGAGCAGGATCCGCGTGTGGTGGGCATCACGGCGGCCATGGCCACGGGCACCGGCCTTGATCTGCTTGAAAAGGCGCGCCCCCATCAGTATTTCGACGTGGGCATTGCCGAGCAGCACGCTGTGACCATGGCGGCCGGCATGGCCTGTGAAGGCCTTCGCCCGATCTGCGCGATCTACAGCACGTTCCTGCAACGCGCTTACGACCAACTGATTCACGACGTGGGCATCCAGAATCTGCCCGTGACCTTCGTGATGGACCGGGCCGGCATCGTTGGCGCCGACGGCCCAACCCACCAGGGCCAATACGACATCAGCTATCTGCGTTGCGTACCCAACTTCACGGTGATGGCACCGAAAGACGAGGCTGAGCTGCAGCGGATGATGGTCACCTGCCTGCAGCACAACGGCCCCACGGCCCTCCGCATTCCCCGCGGCGAAGGCGAAGGTGCGGCCCTGATGGAAGAAGGCTGGGAGCCTCTGGAGATCGGCCGCGGTGAACTGCTGGCCGATGGCGACGACCTGTTGATCGTGGCCTACGGCGCCATGGTGTATCCCGCGATGGCCACCGCTGGCTTGCTGCAGGAGCAGGGCGTGCGTGCGGCCGTGATCAATGCCCGCTTCCTGCGTCCCATGGATGAGGCTCTGATCCTGCCGATGGCTCGCCGCATCGGACGGGTGGTGACCATGGAGGAAGGCTGCCTGGCCGGTGGCTTCGGGGCAGCTGTGGTGGAAACCCTCAACGATCACGACGTGCTGGTGCCGGTGCACCGGATCGGCATTCCCGATCAGCTGGTGGATCACGCCACCCCGGATCAAAGCAAGCAAGCGCTGGGGCTCACCCCAGCTCAGATGGCCGACAGCATCCTCAAGCGCTTCGGTTCCCTGCGCCGCCAGACGGTGGGTGTCTGA
- a CDS encoding NAD(P)/FAD-dependent oxidoreductase codes for MSEPQTCEVLIAGAGPAGLQLARRLAQAGVSVVVVDPLQDLRQAAFSSAALPLSAVTAFKLPAHVQAARWRGWQLHGPDDAQRHWMADHDLGAVLDFGALRQWLAEQAVAAGARLQLGWAVRGWHTASGGAIASLRGAGGQEQAVECRWLVDATGQRRALLGEPPAAAGALVAGAGVEWLIQVPQAQWQPWAQRLSFMLGSQWVPQGYGWVFPMQPGQLKIGVCRLHDARREQPPLHQLLRQLQHRLDLAAAPVLDRHGGLIRSTIRRREPHQRGPLLGLGDAVSTGNLLGGEGIRHAMASSDVLAPLLLEALGGKLEALRGYAPRLRRRLGWRWSLSGRLARRTWIGLHNSAADQRLQRLLEGLQQKSSAEELSALLFDYRFERYGLKALPYVLGWR; via the coding sequence GTGTCTGAACCTCAAACGTGTGAGGTGTTGATCGCCGGCGCTGGGCCGGCGGGCCTGCAGTTGGCCCGCCGTCTCGCCCAGGCGGGTGTGAGCGTGGTGGTGGTGGATCCCTTGCAGGATCTGCGCCAGGCAGCCTTCTCCAGTGCCGCGCTGCCTCTCTCGGCGGTAACGGCATTTAAGCTGCCAGCCCACGTGCAGGCGGCACGCTGGCGAGGTTGGCAGCTGCATGGGCCTGACGACGCGCAGCGCCATTGGATGGCGGACCACGACCTGGGTGCCGTGCTCGATTTCGGTGCGTTGCGCCAGTGGTTGGCGGAGCAGGCCGTGGCGGCCGGTGCTCGTTTGCAGCTCGGCTGGGCCGTGCGCGGATGGCACACCGCCTCTGGTGGCGCCATCGCCAGCCTGCGGGGGGCAGGCGGGCAGGAGCAGGCTGTGGAGTGCCGTTGGTTGGTGGATGCCACCGGGCAACGGCGTGCCCTGCTGGGAGAACCACCAGCGGCGGCCGGCGCCCTCGTGGCTGGCGCCGGTGTGGAGTGGTTGATTCAGGTGCCTCAAGCGCAGTGGCAGCCGTGGGCCCAACGCCTCAGTTTCATGTTGGGCAGCCAGTGGGTGCCCCAGGGCTATGGCTGGGTGTTTCCGATGCAGCCCGGTCAGCTCAAGATTGGTGTGTGTCGCCTGCACGACGCCAGGCGCGAGCAACCGCCGCTCCATCAGCTGTTGCGCCAGCTGCAGCATCGCCTCGATCTCGCTGCTGCGCCGGTGCTCGATCGCCATGGCGGCCTGATCCGCAGCACGATCCGCCGCCGTGAGCCCCACCAACGCGGCCCCTTGCTGGGGCTGGGTGATGCGGTGAGCACCGGCAATCTGCTGGGCGGCGAAGGCATTCGCCATGCGATGGCCAGTAGTGATGTGCTGGCACCGCTGCTGCTCGAAGCCCTGGGCGGGAAGCTGGAGGCGTTGCGTGGCTATGCCCCGAGGCTGCGCCGGCGTCTCGGTTGGCGCTGGTCGCTGAGCGGCCGGCTGGCGCGGCGCACCTGGATCGGCCTGCACAACTCAGCCGCAGATCAGCGGCTGCAGCGGTTGCTCGAGGGGCTCCAACAAAAAAGCAGTGCCGAAGAGCTTTCGGCACTGCTGTTCGACTATCGCTTCGAGCGCTATGGCTTGAAGGCGCTGCCCTATGTGTTGGGCTGGCGCTGA
- the psaK gene encoding photosystem I reaction center subunit PsaK codes for MLAPLLAIAPASLSWSPKVGLVMIAANVIAIGIGKATIKYPNEGAQLPNPAMFGGMSHASLLATTSFGHVLGMGAILGLAARGVL; via the coding sequence ATGCTCGCTCCCCTGCTGGCCATCGCCCCCGCATCCTTGTCCTGGTCCCCCAAGGTGGGCCTGGTGATGATCGCTGCCAACGTGATCGCCATCGGCATCGGCAAGGCCACCATCAAGTACCCCAACGAAGGTGCTCAGCTGCCCAACCCCGCCATGTTTGGCGGCATGAGCCACGCCTCCCTGCTGGCCACCACCTCCTTCGGCCACGTGCTCGGCATGGGCGCCATCCTTGGCCTGGCCGCACGCGGCGTGCTCTGA
- a CDS encoding DUF3593 domain-containing protein, whose protein sequence is MSTLSASALLDALGGIDPAPFFGLSLLPYLAFLWWSWRSGRMPKLAFWGFCLTLLFVLVTIAAAILAERNYGQQLADVDPLHGGAELFLTLSNVLVLLGFSRQPASDEP, encoded by the coding sequence ATGAGCACACTCTCAGCCTCCGCCCTGCTGGATGCCCTGGGGGGAATCGATCCCGCTCCGTTCTTTGGCCTCTCGCTGCTCCCCTATCTCGCCTTCCTGTGGTGGAGCTGGCGTTCGGGCCGGATGCCAAAGCTGGCGTTTTGGGGCTTCTGCCTCACCCTGCTGTTCGTGTTGGTCACGATTGCGGCTGCGATCCTGGCGGAACGCAACTACGGCCAGCAATTGGCCGATGTGGATCCGCTCCATGGCGGGGCAGAGCTGTTCCTCACCCTCAGCAATGTGTTGGTGCTGCTGGGCTTCAGCCGGCAACCTGCCTCCGATGAACCGTGA
- a CDS encoding DUF2499 domain-containing protein: MHALSLPTWWIHVASVLEWGLAMLAIQRWGERRQEPEWNWLALAMTPALVSAMAACTWHLFDNASELQGLVVLQAACTALGNTAMAGAAWNLVRRAR; the protein is encoded by the coding sequence ATGCACGCCCTCTCCCTGCCCACCTGGTGGATCCACGTGGCCTCCGTTCTGGAGTGGGGGCTCGCGATGCTGGCCATCCAGCGCTGGGGGGAACGGCGCCAGGAACCGGAATGGAACTGGTTGGCCTTAGCCATGACCCCTGCCCTGGTCAGTGCCATGGCGGCCTGCACCTGGCATCTCTTTGACAACGCCAGCGAGCTGCAGGGGCTGGTGGTGCTCCAGGCCGCCTGTACAGCCCTTGGCAATACAGCGATGGCCGGCGCCGCTTGGAATCTTGTGAGGCGAGCCCGATGA